A window of the Candidatus Paraluminiphilus aquimaris genome harbors these coding sequences:
- a CDS encoding NAD(P)/FAD-dependent oxidoreductase: MTLIKSEYPNSWYCASTALLPEQGSLKGAVQADVCVIGAGYTGLSAALHLAKAGKRVVVLEAARVGWGASGRNGGHVGTGQRADQFALEKWYGKSTAKDLWRLGLEAVELVESLIEANNIECEFGRGNIHFAAKAAHVRDLKEEIAHLETAYDYDQLTGVDKNELHSLGSARGFHYGVLDNGARHLHPLKYCLGLARAAMKAGSVIYEHSKATRLKVNERGVEISTATGSVNAERVVIACNGYLDQLYSPIASNIMPINNFIVATEPLSEAMARQVNPLDASLSDSLFVINYWKLSEDRRLIFGGGETYSDKFPDSITDFVRPQLLGVYPELADTRLEFGWGGTLAITRNRMPDMGVKNGVIYYAQGFSGHGVPTATLAGKLIAMAISNSCADFDLMASLKTLKFPGGPLLRRPSLVAGMLFYSLLDKLGR; encoded by the coding sequence ATGACGTTAATAAAATCCGAATATCCAAACAGTTGGTATTGCGCATCGACAGCCCTGCTGCCTGAGCAAGGCTCTCTCAAGGGTGCTGTGCAGGCCGATGTGTGCGTGATCGGCGCCGGCTACACGGGTCTTTCAGCCGCTCTTCATCTTGCCAAGGCCGGAAAACGCGTTGTCGTTTTAGAGGCTGCAAGAGTGGGCTGGGGCGCTTCGGGCCGTAACGGGGGACACGTCGGCACGGGGCAGCGTGCCGATCAATTCGCATTGGAGAAGTGGTACGGAAAATCCACAGCTAAAGACCTGTGGCGACTGGGTTTAGAGGCTGTCGAACTCGTCGAGTCGCTCATAGAGGCAAACAATATCGAGTGTGAGTTCGGGCGAGGAAACATTCACTTTGCGGCGAAGGCCGCACATGTTCGTGATCTAAAAGAGGAGATAGCGCATCTCGAAACTGCCTACGATTATGACCAGCTCACAGGGGTCGATAAGAACGAACTGCACTCCTTAGGCTCCGCGCGCGGATTTCACTACGGGGTACTGGATAACGGGGCAAGGCACTTGCACCCGCTCAAATACTGCTTGGGGCTTGCGCGGGCCGCGATGAAGGCCGGCAGCGTTATCTATGAGCACAGCAAGGCGACTAGGCTGAAGGTGAATGAGCGAGGTGTTGAAATCTCCACCGCAACGGGCTCAGTCAACGCAGAGCGAGTTGTGATCGCGTGTAATGGTTATCTGGACCAACTCTATTCGCCAATTGCCAGCAACATCATGCCCATCAATAATTTTATTGTTGCGACCGAGCCACTCAGCGAAGCGATGGCCAGACAGGTCAACCCCTTGGATGCCTCCCTCTCAGACAGTCTATTTGTCATCAATTATTGGAAACTTAGTGAGGACCGCAGACTTATTTTCGGTGGCGGTGAGACTTACAGCGACAAATTCCCCGACTCAATTACCGACTTCGTGCGCCCCCAACTTTTGGGTGTTTATCCGGAGCTTGCCGATACACGTCTCGAGTTTGGTTGGGGTGGGACACTTGCGATTACACGTAATCGGATGCCTGATATGGGCGTTAAAAACGGAGTGATTTACTACGCACAGGGGTTCTCTGGGCACGGCGTACCTACGGCAACCTTGGCCGGCAAACTTATCGCGATGGCGATTTCAAACAGCTGTGCAGACTTTGACCTGATGGCAAGCTTGAAGACACTTAAGTTTCCAGGCGGACCTCTGCTTCGGCGCCCGAGCCTCGTAGCTGGAATGCTGTTTTACAGCCTTCTCGATAAGCTCGGGCGTTAA
- a CDS encoding glutamine synthetase family protein gives MSESKELPEHSSTIVYTPAADAVSSQLNQNDDEIRKWLEENNISEVECLVPDMTGNARGKFIPAHQFLSRSDLKLPESIMVQTVTGEYTDEHWDFVEPTDTDMLLVADPKTLRKVPWAREPTAQVIADCYRASGEPHPLSSRNVLKHVLALYEAAGLRAQVAPEVEFFLVQKNTDPDYELMPPKGRSGRREVARMSFSIDAVAEFEDFVEDMYDFADEQALSVDTLIHENGAAQLEINFNHGDPLDMADQVFVFKRTVRETAQRHGMYATFMAKPMQKEPGSALHIHQSILSVETGENIFNGEDGEPTAELMNYIAGLQRYTPDLISFYAPNVNSYRRLAPDISAPINLSWGYDNRTTAFRVPDSSPDNRRVENRFPGADANPYLAIAASLASGLLGLKGKLQPTAPHQGTANDDNVEVARSLEEAVRRLNGNAELAQVMDDLFLRAYAAVKLDEFEEFNRVISSWEREHLLLQV, from the coding sequence ATGAGTGAGTCGAAGGAGCTACCTGAGCACAGCTCAACTATTGTTTACACGCCTGCGGCAGATGCGGTCTCAAGCCAGCTCAATCAGAATGATGACGAGATTCGTAAGTGGCTCGAAGAAAACAATATCTCAGAGGTAGAGTGCCTCGTTCCTGATATGACAGGGAACGCGAGAGGGAAGTTTATTCCAGCACACCAATTTCTCTCGCGTTCGGATCTGAAGCTGCCTGAGTCAATCATGGTGCAAACGGTCACAGGCGAATATACGGACGAGCATTGGGACTTTGTCGAACCCACCGATACCGATATGTTGTTGGTGGCTGACCCAAAAACGCTTAGAAAAGTTCCGTGGGCAAGAGAGCCCACGGCACAGGTTATTGCCGACTGTTACAGAGCTTCTGGAGAGCCTCATCCTTTATCCTCACGAAACGTGCTCAAGCATGTTTTGGCACTCTACGAAGCAGCGGGATTGCGCGCGCAGGTTGCGCCCGAAGTCGAATTTTTTCTCGTGCAAAAAAATACAGACCCAGACTATGAGCTCATGCCGCCAAAAGGCCGTTCAGGGCGCCGAGAAGTGGCGCGCATGTCCTTTAGTATCGATGCCGTGGCTGAGTTTGAGGATTTTGTAGAGGACATGTATGACTTCGCTGACGAACAGGCCCTCAGTGTCGATACCCTCATCCACGAGAACGGCGCGGCGCAATTGGAGATCAACTTCAATCATGGCGACCCACTGGACATGGCTGATCAAGTCTTTGTCTTCAAGCGTACGGTCCGAGAAACCGCGCAGCGCCACGGTATGTATGCCACATTTATGGCAAAGCCTATGCAAAAAGAGCCTGGCTCAGCGCTTCATATTCATCAAAGCATTTTATCGGTAGAGACCGGGGAAAATATCTTTAATGGTGAGGATGGCGAGCCAACAGCTGAGCTTATGAACTACATCGCTGGGCTTCAGCGTTACACGCCGGATCTCATCAGTTTCTATGCGCCAAATGTGAATTCATATCGGCGCCTCGCGCCCGATATCTCGGCGCCGATCAATTTAAGTTGGGGATACGATAATCGCACAACGGCATTCAGAGTGCCGGATAGTTCGCCCGATAACCGGCGGGTGGAGAATCGTTTTCCCGGTGCGGATGCCAACCCCTATCTGGCTATTGCAGCATCATTGGCCAGTGGACTACTGGGTCTGAAGGGCAAGCTGCAGCCTACCGCACCTCACCAAGGCACGGCTAACGATGACAATGTTGAAGTGGCAAGGTCCCTAGAAGAGGCGGTACGCCGCCTCAACGGTAACGCAGAATTAGCGCAAGTGATGGACGACTTATTCCTGCGCGCCTACGCGGCAGTCAAGCTTGATGAATTTGAAGAGTTCAATCGCGTCATCAGCTCTTGGGAACGAGAGCATTTGCTGCTGCAAGTTTGA